ATTTTTTTGTACTTAAACATATTTATGACTTCCTTTCATGCATGTCTATGTGTAAAAATTTTGAGTATAGTATATATTATAGTATCCTCCAAATATAACACCAACTCCTATATACTTATAGTCCCCTAAAATATTTTTTCTATGTCCTAAAGAATTCATCCATGCATGATGTGCATATATCGCACTACTTTGTCCTGCCGCAATATTTTCTCCTGCATTTTTGTAATTTATGCCTTCTTCTTCCATCCTATTAAATGGACTTTTATTTTCTTTATTAATATGGTCAAAATAATTTTTTATCATCATATCTTCACTATGCTTTCTTGAACTAGTTGTAGCCTTTTCACTATAAGATAGTATATCTAAATTATTTTTTGTACGTTCAGTATTTACAAGATCTTTAGTTTGAGCTTCAAAGCTTTCTTGTAATTCACCACTACCTTGCGAGTATATTCCGTTTAGTGTTGATTCTGCTTTTTTACTTATAATTTGATAACCACATACCTTATTATCTTCATGTATATCATAAAAAACCGTTACATAATTTTTTTCAATATCTAATATATCATATTGATTATTAGAGTTTATAACATATCTAGTATTACCTTTTTTCTTATATTCTAAGGGAGTATATTTTTCTCTTACAGAATCTCTATTTGAGTTCAATTTTATATCCATTTCATTACTATCAATTCCATTACTATAAAGAGCTACTACATTCTCATCCTCTATTCCTACCATTGCAAATTTATTCAAATCTTCATTATATACATACCATTTAAAATTATACTCACTATAATCGATTCTCGACGGTTCTCCCAGATTAGATATTACTTTAGCTTTATTATCACCGATTTTTATATTTTTAAAATTATCAATATTTATATTACTATTTACTCTAGTATCATTTGATACGATTTTAGTATTTATAGCCTCAAATTCTTGTGAAGTATTATTTTTAGAATAATAAGAATATGCTAATGCTATAGCTACAAATATAAAGATAGTCTTCTTCAAAATATCATCCTCCAATAATTATTTACTATCTATGTATAATAAACACTTATAAAACAATTAATACCCATTAATATAATTATTCTATATTCATTTAATATATAAACTAGTATATAATTTGTTTAAATTAATGATATATTATTTTAATGAAAAGTTTACTTTTCCAGATTAACGTATCAACGAAACAATTTAATCCATATGTTAGTTCTACATTTTACATATCCAATAACTTCATCCTTTGATTAATTTATTGCATAGGAAAATCATTTTATAATTATATTTTATCCTTAAAATTAGTTCGTTAATATTACTTACATGCATAAATCATTAATATTTTGAAGTATTATAATATCTTTAATCATAATCAGAACCACCCGTAAAACGGGTGGTTTGCTCTACGCCTATAAGGCTTTGTTTCTGGCTGTGCTACTCGCACACTGAACGGTTTGCCAACCGCATACTATTACTAACTGCACCTAAATGTGCTTATTTTTTTGCTTTATTTACTGGCTCACCCGTAAACGGGTCAATATATTCCTTTAAACTCATTTGTTCATGAATTATATCCTCTTGTATTTGATTTTTTATATATTCTTCAATTGCCTTTTTATTTCTTCCAACTGTATCAACATAATACCCTTTACACCAAAACTGTCTATTTCCATATTTATACTTTAAATTTGCATGTCTATCAAATATCATCAGTGAACTTTTTCCTTTCAGATAACCCATAAATTGAGATACACTAAGTTTTGGTGGTATACTTACAAGCATGTGTATATGATCTTTACATGCATTTGTTTCAATTATCTCAACACCTTTATGATCACAAAGTTTTCTTAATATAACACCAATATCAGACTTTATTTTTCCATAAATAATCTGCCTTCTATACTTTGGTGCAAAAACTATATGATATTTACAATTCCATTTGCTATGTGCTAAACTATTATTGTCCATTATCGGACACACCTCCTTAAATTTTATAGTTTTGGTCGGCAAACCTACTATAATTTTATGGAGGTTTTTTTATTTCTACTCATAGCTAAAAGCTTTTTAGAACCACAGGTATAACCTGTGGTATTCCTAATACAAAAAATAGCTTTGCCTAATTATATAGACAAAGCTAAAATTTTATTGAAAATATTTCATCTAAACTTCTATCAAATATACAAGGCTTGTCAAACTTCCAAGTTCCTTCATATACTAATTCATTATTTAAATAGAAAGTTCCGTCTCCGTGCTTTTTACCATGTAAAAATTCACCTTCGTATCTTTTTCCTTCTTCCCATATATATATTCCTTTTCCATGAACTAAGTTATTTTTCCATTCACCTTCATATATTACATTTCCATGACAATCATAACATACTCCATATCCATCCATTTTATTATTTTTAAATTCTCCTATATACATGCTGTTATCACGCCATATATATATTCCTTCTCCATATTTTTTTCCATCTATCCAGTGTCCCATATATTCATCTTTACTACTATATACCATCTGCCCCATTCCATTTATAGTATCATCTGAAAAATTTCCTATATAAACATTTCCACTTTTAAATGTACACATTCCCAATCCACATTTCATATCATCGTTAAACTCTCCAACATACTCTATACCTTCTATAAAATTATATTTTCCTATTCCTACCATCTTGCCATCTATTATTTTTCCTGTATATATATCTCCATTAGAAAATTCATAAATCTTGCTAGGTATTTTCTTTTTATTTACATTTTCTACATCTTCATATTTATTAATTTCAAGTTCCATCATCTCTTCATTCGATGCTTTCTTACATCTTCTAGCCATAAGTTTTTGCCTTTTAATTATTGCATTAACTTCTCTCTTTATTTTATTTATATTTAATGTATATTCATTATATATATCAAAATGCTCTTTAGATAAGTTCATAGTTATCATATCTCCTATACTATTGATAGATTATCACATTATTAAATTTATTATATTATATATATTGTATTTTTTTCTATAAATATTTATTTTTTTGTAAAAAAATAAAGTGTTTTTTGTAAAAAACACTTTATTTTCAGAGTAGACATTGTCCGATTCACTTAAATTCATTAATGCATCCGATCAAACACACTAAATAGTTTTAATTGTAATTTAATTTATACCATTTGTATAAATACTCCGATAAATTTATATAACTCTAGAGTTTTTTTGAGAGAGTCACCTCTCTTTAAGTATTATGTTAATTAAAATAAATTTTATTCATTTATTATAAATATTTTTCTTTAAAACCTCTTCCTTTAACCTCTGTAACATCATTTACTGATATAAATGATTTTTTATCGTAATTTAAAGCTATTTCTTTTATTTTAGGTATTTCATTTGATGATACTATACAGTATATAATTCTTTTTTTCTCTTTTGTATATGCACCTTCTGCTTCTAAGAATGTTACCCCTCTATGAACAATAGTCATTATATCTTTTGCTATAGATTCACTTTCTCTAGATATAACCATAACAGATTTTTGAGAATTCATAGCATCCTTTACAAGGTTCATAGAAGAAGCACTTAAAAACATTTCAATAAGAGTATATAATGCTAATTCTATACCAAATAACATTCCACTTACTAAAACAATTAATATATTTATGCCTAAAGTTGTGTCCTTTACTTGAATATTTTTCTTAATTTTTAATATTGCGGCTATTATATCTGTTCCACCTAGAGATGATTTAGTTCTAAATACAAGACCTGATCCAATTCCAGCTAATATTCCCCCAAATACACTTTGAAGTAATATATCTTTTACTGGTATTATGTCACCTATATTTTGAGTTAAACCTAATAATATGGAATATAATATCATATTGATTAAACTAAATACACAAAATGATTTTTCTAAATATATAAATCCTAATATAAATATTGGTATGTTTATTAAAAATGTTAATATACCTATATTTATTCCAGTTAAATAGTTTATAGCTGTAGATATACCTGGAACCCCTCCACTTAATAAATGTGCCGGTCTTATAAATCCATTTATACCTATACATGCTATTATCATACCTACGATTATTACAAGATACCTTATAAAAATATTATCTTCTACTGCGGTATTAACTTTACTCATTGTCTTCTCCCTTCAAGCTCAATAGTATATTATCACTCTTATTTATTTATTCATTACATGTTATATTATATTACCTTTTTTTAATATGTCTAGCACATTTTTAATCAGATTTTTATCTATATTGTAGCTATTCTTTCGACAAATGATTAAGTTCTATTTTTTTCTTGCATTTTATATTTTTTATGTATACTTAATTATAAATATACATACTTTATAATATCTGATATAGTAAGGTATTCTTAAAAATAAAAAAATACAATTAAATATATATAATAAGATATATGCATAATTGTATTTCATATTTTTCATTTTAAGTTTATATTTTTACATTTTTTATTTTTAAATTTTAATTTATATAATTTTATCATATATTATATATTTATTTAATTAAATTCCATCCTTTAATAATAATCAAAACCATTTAACTTATACTATTTTAATATTATAAAAATTTTATTATTATTGGTATTAAAATAACTGTAATTATTCCTGAAATCCCTATGGATAGCCCACTCATTGCACCTTCAACTTCACCCATTTCTAATGCTTTAGTAGTACCTAATGCATGAGCTGAAGTACCTAATGCTATTCCTTTTGCAACAGGATGATTTATTTTTCCTATTTTAAATACTATAGAAGACATAATTGCACCTAGTATTCCTGTTAATATTATAGATACTACTGTGATCGCTTCTACTCCATTTAATGTTTTTGTCAAAGATATACCCATAGGTGTAGTTATTGACTTTGGTATTAATGAGTTTATTATGTCCAAATTAGCATTGGTAAAATATCCTATTAATTTTACTGATATAAAAGATGCTACTACTCCACAACTTATGCCAATTAATATTTCTAATAAGTATTTCTTAAATAAATCAAACTGCTTGTACAAAGGAACTGCTAATACAATTGTTACAGGACCTAAAAAGAAGTTTATTCTATCTGCTCCTAATTTATAACTTTCATAAGGAATCTTCGTTATACTTAAAAATAATATAATACATAAAATAGCTATAAGCAATGGATTGAATATAGGCTTCTTAGTTTTTTTCTGTATATATATTCCTATATTGTAGAATAATATTGTAAGTATTAGCCCAAAAATTTCTGTGTCAAATATATTATACATAATTAATTCTCCTTAGTTTTTTTATTTATCATAATCTCAACTAATTTACCAGATATATACATAACTATAATAGTACTTATAAATATTGTAATCAGTAATACAAATATATTATCTGATATAAGATCTAATGATTTAATTAACGAAACTCCTGATGGTATAAAAAATATAGCCATATTATCTAAAAAGAAATTACTTACTTCATTTATATTTTCTAATTTTATAACTTTAGCTTTAAGTAATATAAATAATAATATCATTCCTATAATACTACCTGGAATAATAACTACACTTTGTATAAATGAGCTAATATATTCGCCTAAGGCCCATAAACCTAATATTATTGCCAATTGATTTAGTATTTTCATATTTGTCTCCTTAAAAGTCGTCATGGTTTTAAAGTTAAAGGGATCGATCCCTTTAACTCTATTTTTTACAATATATTAATTTCTAAAGTCTAAGAAAAGTTTACCTTGTTTGTCTATATAATTACTATTATTACCTTGAATTACTTGTGCATACCCATCTTCAAAATCTGATATGGCATCAAATATAGGTATTATTTGTATTCTTCCAGATGGATTCAAAAATCCCCACATTCCTCCTTTAGGATTACTAATTCCTCTCGTTAAGGAGTTAGATCCTATATTAAATCTAGCTAATCCTTCTTTAAAATTGCAAGCATAATCAAATATAGTATCTATAACAATATATCCCGTCTTATCTATATACCCCCACTTTCCATTAATAGAAATTGCAGCTAAACCCTCACAAAATGGTTTTGCTCTATCAAACATAAAATCTATAACTGTATTTCCATTTTTATCTACATAGCCCCATTTATCATTTACTCTAACAGCAGCTAATCCTTGAGAAAAATCTGTACCTACATCATATTTAGGCGGTATAGCAAATTCACCATTTTTAGTTATATATCCATATTTATTTTTTATTTCAATTAATGACCGTTCCTCAGAAAATAAATTTACATATGTATAATTAGGCTTTATAGCTATATTTCCATTTCTATCAATAAACCCCCACTTTTTATTTATTCTAACCCCAGCTAACTCATCTCTAAAGCTAGATGCATTTTCAAATATAGGATTTATTACTATATCTAGTGATTTATCTATGTATCCATATTTTCCATCTATTTTTATCCTAGCTAAACCATCATTAAATTCTGATGCACTATCTAAATGTAAAAATATTTGTGTATATCCGCTTTTGTCTATATATCCAAATATCCATTTTACTGATTTTCGTATTTTTTTTATATATGTTACAACACAATATCCATCTTTAAATCGCTCTGATACATATTTAAACTTAGGCTTTATAACTATATCTCTATTTTTATTTATAAATCCATATTTACCGTCTCTAAGTATAGGAAGAAACAGTTCTTTTTGTTGCAGCATGGTTTACCTCCTACCAAATAATAAAATATGTTAATCTTATTAATATTTTATTATTTGGTAGAATACAGTATTCCTACTGTTTAGTGTTATTTTAATTTGATAAAATTTCTTTTACTTTTGAGTTATTATACATGCTATCTGGAACTTCACTCTTCATTCCATAAAATGTCTTTTTAGCATTTTCTAGATCACCATTTTCATAGTACAGCATTCCTAATTGATAGAATGCATCATCATAATACTGATCATCTTTAGTATAAGTATTAATATACTTTTTATAGTATTTTATTGCTTGATCATAATTTTTAGTTTTTTCACTTAAAAATGCTACTTGATATATTGATTCTGCAATATACTTTTTAGTTTTTCCATATTCAATTACCTTCTTAAAGTACGTTATAGCATCTGCATAATTTTTACTAGCCTTTAATTCAACCGCTTTTTGATACAAATCTACCTCACTAGCAACTAGCATTTCTTGTTTCTTAGCTTCATCTAATTGCTGATTTGTTTTATCTAATTCTTGATTTGTTTCCTCTAACTTTTCAGAAGCTTCACTTAGCTGTTGATCTATATTTTCTATTTTCTCATTCTTTTTATTTAATTGAGCATTTAGATGTTCTATCTTATTTTTATTACTTATATGATAAACTACCATACCAATTGCTAAGATACCCGCTATCGCATACGGAATAATATTAATTTTCTTTTTAGTTTTTTTCTCAACAATCTCTGTTTCTTCGTCTTTATTATGGATTTTATTTTCAAGTAAAGGATTATCTTTATCCACTTGTTCTAGTATATTCAAATAATACTCTTTCTTTTTTAAATTACCAATTTTATCATAAAGTAATGTTAGTATGACATAAGGTTCTATCAAATTAGGATCTTCCTCTATAATATTATTTAATATATGTATAGATTCTTGATTTAAATCTTCATTTATAAATCTTATAGAGTGATTATATCTTCCTAAGAATACTTTAAACTCATCTGAAGATAATATATCCACATATTTTCTTGATAATTCATTATTACCATAACACATAGCAGTATAAAAACTTTCAAATGACTTTGAAAAGTCACACTTTAAAAGTTTCAATAATCCTCTTAAATTTAATATATCAACATCCTTTGGGTTAAGTTCTAGTGCTTTTTCTATAATTTCTGTAGCTGTAGTAATATAATTTCTACTTGCTAAATTTAAAGCTTCATTATAATTTTTGTAGGATTGTATTTTTAATTCCTTAGATGTATCATTTAAAGAACTATTTAATGTATTTTGTAAATTAAGTATAGTTTCTTCTTTATAATTAGTAGTAACATAACTTTGCTTTAATGCTTTTAATGTTTCGTTACTTTCTTCTTCATCTATATTAAAAAATGTTAAATCTGATTTATCTTCTTGTATTAAAGATATATCTAAACTCTTTTTATCCATCATTCTTATATCATTTATTATACTTTTCCCTAAAATAATAATCGCCTCCTTTCCTATATAATTAAGATATCATATTTGCCATGTCAAGTCAAAACCTTACATTTTTTTCTATTTTTCTTTATATAAAAACAAAATAACCTCAATTATTATAAAGGTCATTTTGTATCTCTTTATTTTACATGTTGTTTTAAGGATTAGTAGTTACTTGTTCTTCAACTACAGATTCTGTTTGTTGTTCTTGGTTAACTGTTGTATCATTAGGAGAATCTATCTCATCAGAAGGTACTTCAGCTACAGGAGGAGTTTGTGGTTCTTCAACTACAGGAGTATCCATTGTTCCAACTGCTACTACACCTTGTTTTTTAGGATAATATGATACATAAACCTTTTCTTTTTTAAGTTCATTCCCATTATTATCTTTATATATTCTATACGTTGACACAGTATATCCATTTCTACCAGATTCTAACTGTTTCTCTTCTCCCTTAGGTAATGTTGGGTCATCAACCTTCTTAATTGGAGCTTCAGATACACTATCTGTATTAGTTAATATTTCTATTTTTTGCTTTTCTTCTTTACTTCCATATATTGTACAAGTTAAAGTATTTCCATAAACTGAATTCTTTATATAAACAGGGTACTTCAAGTTATTTTTAAATATAAAATCTATTGAGCCATAACTAACAGTTGCATCCCTACCTTTAGGTACATATGATGAAGGAATTGAATGATTTTTAATAGATTCTATTTCTAATCCAGCATATAAAACTGCATTATAAAGTGTTGATGATACTTGGCATACTCCACCACCTACACCCTCTTGTACTACACCTTGTACTATTACAGGTGCATTTTTATATCCATTACTTATAGTTCTTGCTCCAGTATATTCATTATAAGAAAATCTCTCCCCTGGCAGTAATAGTACATCACTAGTGCTTTTTGCTGCTAATGCAACATTATGGCTTCGTCCTGCAACAGATGAGTCAAATTTAGTAGAATATGTTCCAAGTATTGTATCTATATGTTCTAAACTTTCTGCTTTTACATCTGGTTGTATTTCTTCAACAACTAAATTTATCGATATATTTCCCTTCTCTAGCTCTGTTATGGCATTATTTAAGCTTTTATCTAATTCTAAAGTTTGACCTTCTTCCTCGTTTTGTATTTTTATATTAGAGTTTTCAATACTTATGCTTGCATTCTTCATAGAAATATTTATATTTTTTGATAAACTCTCTATATATGACTTAAGTTTATCTTCATTATAGCTAATAGATAATTTAAAAGTATTTTTATCTCCTCTAAGACTATCTATAGTTTTTTTTGCATTAACAATAAATGACCCTTTTCTATTGAAACTATATGCCTGTTCTACTGTTTTATCTATATCATAAGAAAAATCAATTTCCTTAGGTAAAATGATAAACTTTTTATCATTATATTTAAACTCAATATCCTCTACATTATATATATTTTTTAATTTTTCACTAGCTTCATCCTTTGTTAATTCACCTATATTAATTTCATTTACATAAGTGTTTTTGCATATTTTATCTCCATTTATAATAAAAGCTAGTGTTCCTATAAATATAAATAAAATTGCTAAAATAATACCTAATACTATCCATACTTTTTTATTGATATTTTTCATTTTACGCTCCTTAAACTAACGTCAATTATTAAAGCGTGCTAAAAACACGCTTAATAATCTTTTATACCGTCATCATCTATTGAATATAACTTTTCAGTATACATATTTATAATATAGACTTCTTTTTTCTTAAACAGTCCTTTATTAACAACTTTATAATAGTATACATCTCCATCATTTTTTAACTTTTCTTCTAAATCAACTTCATTATCTATATATTTCTCTATTTTATCATTTGATACACTTATAATTTTTTTATATTTATTTTGTTTTTCGGCTAATTTTTTCTCTAATATAAGCTGTGCCTTTTCTTCGCTTATTGCAAATTGAATACTTCCATCTGATATAACTCTAAAATATCCATCACTATAGTTTGTTTTATAATCCTTATTAGAATCTTTATAAGAATATATTTTTTTAGATTTCGCATCAATTAATACTTCATCTATTAAAGTGTCATATTCATATACTTCTGTATAATAATATTTCTCATCATCAACCATCTGTTGAAATGAGTTTACAGATAAGTTTGCTTTTTTCTTATCACTTTTTTTAGCAATTAAATTTAGTATATCATCAGTAGTTAGTGTATACATAGCTAAATTAGTTTGGTACTGTTTTTCTAGTTCTAATATAGTCTCATCATCCATATAATATTCTTTAATATAATCTATATATTGTAGTGCTTCTTCATAATTTCCATTTTTATTAGCTTCCTTTGATTTATCTATGTAGTAATTATACATAAGATCTATACATTCTTTTTTATTCTTATTAGCTAATTCATAATATTTTTTATCAACTTGTAAAACTTTATCATAAGAAGTTATAGCTTCATAATAATTTTTATTAGTCTGGTCTTTTAATGCAGATTTATATAGCTTTCTTGACTGATTTATTTCTTCTATATTATTTTTGTAAGTATCTAAACTATTTGCCATACCATTTATAATAGAAGCAGTATTTATGTATGAGATTGCTATATCATATTCTACATTTTCTTCTTGATACATTTCATCTACTCTATTTGCCTGTTCTATTATCTTTTTTAAATCTACATTTATATTTTCCAATGCATTAACAGTATTTATAAGACCTATATATTGTTCTTTTGATATTTGTCCTACTATATACTTATCTCCACTATCTAGAAGTAACTTATTTATCTTTTTAGAAACTGATTTATTAAGTCTATTCATTTTAGATTGTGAAAATTCTTTTTCCCAGCTTTCATAGTTATCAAGTGCAATTGAATATTTTCTTTCTTCTATATTTTTAGCCAAAATGTTAGACTCTTTTGAAACACTTAACTCATCACTACTTACTAAAAATATTATAATTAAAACTATACATCCCAATATTGAAAGCGAAACTGTTATTATACTCTTTTTCTTAGAATCTATAAAATCTATACACTCGTCAAATTTTTCCTTAAGATTCATAAAATTTTCCCTTTCTTAAGCTTAATAATTTATTTAGTTTAAACATTTATTAAATTATAGCATATATATTCATTATTAACCATATTCAGTAAGTAGTTGTTTGTTTTTTTTGATATTATAAGTCTATTTATGAAATTTTATACAATAAATACAATACTTATATCATCATGTGTTATATTTTTGCTTATACTGTTCAAATAATCAATATACGTATTAAGCAATATGAATCTGGAAAAAATATTTTTATTATATTTCTGTAAAGTACATTCTATACTATTAAATAAATCAAATTTATTTTTAAACGCATTTGAATAACCATCAGTAAATAAAACTATACTAATGTTTTCTTTTTCTTCTCTTTGTTCTACCGAATACATCATATGTTTATACTCATTATCTCGCCCCAAAGAATCAACTGTTAAATTATTTCTAGTATCTATTACACACTTATATCCATCTTTGCTTTTAAGTACTATATCTCCATCCCCTAATTTTAAATATAATATAAACTTATCTGTTATTAAAACTGATAAAAGTGTTGTAGAATACTTTATATATTCTATTTTAAATACATTAGGATAAATTTTCTTATAGTGTTCTTTAACTAAAAATCTCCATCTACTATCTATTTGTTTTTGAATTTCATAGTTCTTTAGCTTTTCTTCTAATTTATCTATGTCCACATCAAAATTTTCACTAAGAACATCTATCGATGCTTTACATGCAAATCTAGCACCATCTAAACTATGTTTGAAAAATGTTGTGCTATGTCCGTCTGCAACTGAGCATATAATAAATTTATCCTCTACTTTATAATCAATGTAGTCTTGAGATTTAGACCCTCTAATTAAATTTTTGTATCCTATTACACTATTTTTAAATATATCAAATTTCATTGTATCCCCCTTCTCTACCTTTATTAGTTATTTTTTATTATAAAATTTTATAAATTATAACGTATTAAATAAAATTTTTATTAAAAAATTCGCTTCGCTTGAGCGACGTGTCAGCGAAACATTTCATGTCGCAACGACTTTGTCCGTTGCTTGAGCCACTGCGTGGGCGAAGTATTTCAAAATCTTTTTTACGCTCAAAACCAATTTATTGATATTACTTACATTCAGAATTTACCCACATTTTTTTAAGTATTATAATATCCTTAAGCGTAAAAAAAGACACAGCATAATTATATTTAGCTGTGTCTTAAGATATTTTTCGTCTAACCTTAGTCTGATGTTCTACTTTTTTAGTTTTAGCTTTTCTTACCGTATTACTCTTTACAGGCTTTTTAACCTTTTTAGAATAGAATATATTTTTACTATCAAATAAGGTTAATGCTACTGTAAATCCTGTTGTTAATATACCAAATAAAAGTAAATAAAAGTTTAATCTTATAAATATTCCCATTACCGCATTTATTATCATCAGTGTAAATGTTAAAGAAAAACATATAATAGCTGACATAATAAGTATTTTACATACTTTTTTCAATTTATTCACCCCATACACTAACAATTATTTACATTAATCTATTATTAAATATATCAAATTTAGTTAAATATTTCAA
The Romboutsia ilealis genome window above contains:
- a CDS encoding outer membrane protein assembly factor BamD, which gives rise to MNLKEKFDECIDFIDSKKKSIITVSLSILGCIVLIIIFLVSSDELSVSKESNILAKNIEERKYSIALDNYESWEKEFSQSKMNRLNKSVSKKINKLLLDSGDKYIVGQISKEQYIGLINTVNALENINVDLKKIIEQANRVDEMYQEENVEYDIAISYINTASIINGMANSLDTYKNNIEEINQSRKLYKSALKDQTNKNYYEAITSYDKVLQVDKKYYELANKNKKECIDLMYNYYIDKSKEANKNGNYEEALQYIDYIKEYYMDDETILELEKQYQTNLAMYTLTTDDILNLIAKKSDKKKANLSVNSFQQMVDDEKYYYTEVYEYDTLIDEVLIDAKSKKIYSYKDSNKDYKTNYSDGYFRVISDGSIQFAISEEKAQLILEKKLAEKQNKYKKIISVSNDKIEKYIDNEVDLEEKLKNDGDVYYYKVVNKGLFKKKEVYIINMYTEKLYSIDDDGIKDY
- a CDS encoding protein phosphatase 2C domain-containing protein; this translates as MKFDIFKNSVIGYKNLIRGSKSQDYIDYKVEDKFIICSVADGHSTTFFKHSLDGARFACKASIDVLSENFDVDIDKLEEKLKNYEIQKQIDSRWRFLVKEHYKKIYPNVFKIEYIKYSTTLLSVLITDKFILYLKLGDGDIVLKSKDGYKCVIDTRNNLTVDSLGRDNEYKHMMYSVEQREEKENISIVLFTDGYSNAFKNKFDLFNSIECTLQKYNKNIFSRFILLNTYIDYLNSISKNITHDDISIVFIV